One Candidatus Liberimonas magnetica genomic window carries:
- a CDS encoding outer membrane protein assembly factor: protein MKKIIFKNIFLIVVAFFVSVINLKADISEAKLKEMSLSFSPDSEISLPNGVIDLSFQQTISSNDFNFSSRYDYLDNYIFSNLDYRYHIKLFFFGFGLSDKILFETFYSDAKYIQRNRYIMPYLGINTSKNSEVTTAVKFEETYTAGVDSLLTLDRGKNAAVSLGFLRNTLEETLPLSKGSKTYIQITKSFDRLGSDYDYTSFDTEFSFFSYPVKNHFIRSDIVFGYPLSEIRRPLTSVYAIGGIDLMRGYKFREFLGDSLIYWKTGYHIPLSKPIEKDILDSTFKILTIDIFSEAARIGDKYIFERYSDTKASFGIGFSCTIKFFQALNTAFAFSVNKAIDSRAPTIYMEISTISYERKNKIKKPFLK, encoded by the coding sequence ATGAAGAAGATTATTTTTAAAAATATATTTTTAATAGTAGTTGCATTTTTTGTCTCTGTTATCAATTTAAAAGCAGACATATCCGAAGCCAAGCTTAAAGAAATGTCCTTGTCTTTCTCACCGGATTCCGAGATATCTCTTCCTAATGGTGTTATTGACCTTTCTTTCCAACAGACAATCTCAAGCAATGATTTTAATTTTTCTTCAAGGTATGATTACCTGGATAATTACATATTTTCCAATCTTGATTACAGGTATCATATTAAACTATTTTTTTTCGGATTCGGGCTTTCTGATAAAATACTTTTTGAAACATTTTATTCAGATGCTAAATATATCCAGAGGAACAGATATATTATGCCCTATCTCGGCATAAACACGTCAAAAAACAGCGAGGTCACGACCGCTGTTAAGTTCGAAGAAACCTATACGGCAGGAGTAGATTCGCTTCTTACTCTTGACCGCGGCAAAAACGCAGCTGTTAGTTTGGGCTTTTTGCGCAATACTCTTGAGGAAACCCTGCCTCTTTCAAAAGGAAGCAAAACATATATACAAATAACGAAATCCTTCGATAGGCTGGGGAGCGACTACGACTACACGAGTTTCGACACCGAGTTTTCTTTTTTTTCCTATCCGGTAAAAAACCATTTCATACGCTCTGATATTGTCTTTGGATATCCTCTATCCGAAATAAGAAGGCCTCTGACATCGGTCTATGCCATAGGAGGGATCGACCTGATGCGCGGCTATAAATTCCGAGAATTTCTCGGCGACAGCCTTATTTATTGGAAAACCGGGTACCATATCCCGCTTTCAAAACCTATAGAAAAGGATATCCTTGATTCAACTTTCAAGATACTTACTATAGATATTTTTAGTGAAGCAGCCCGGATAGGGGATAAATACATTTTTGAAAGATACAGCGATACAAAGGCAAGCTTTGGGATAGGTTTTAGCTGTACTATAAAATTCTTTCAGGCTTTAAATACTGCATTTGCATTTTCTGTGAACAAAGCCATTGATTCCAGAGCACCTACCATTTACATGGAAATATCCACAATAAGCTATGAAAGGAAGAACAAGATAAAAAAACCCTTTTTAAAATAA
- a CDS encoding N-glycosylase/DNA lyase yields MYDKTKLNELTRLWKLKKDELDKRLLDFIEVWEKASDRHIFPELVFCLFTPQSKAKTCWAAVQTLSKQNLLYKGKKNRIATMIGHLGVRFKNNKAGYVLEARKLLDKSCKNAIKRKIESFKDILEARQWLVKNVKGLGYKEASHFLRNLGLGENLAILDRHILKNLKALNVIDSTPKSLTEQLYLDIENKMLAFSKKSKIPMNHLDLLLWYKEAGEIFK; encoded by the coding sequence ATGTACGACAAAACTAAACTTAACGAATTAACAAGGTTATGGAAACTTAAAAAAGATGAGCTGGATAAAAGGCTTCTGGATTTTATAGAAGTCTGGGAAAAAGCCAGCGACCGGCATATTTTTCCCGAGCTTGTTTTTTGTCTTTTTACCCCCCAATCAAAAGCGAAAACCTGTTGGGCTGCGGTTCAGACCCTGTCAAAACAAAACTTATTATATAAGGGGAAAAAGAATAGAATAGCTACAATGATAGGGCATCTTGGGGTAAGGTTTAAGAACAACAAAGCAGGATACGTCCTTGAAGCTAGGAAGTTGCTGGACAAATCATGTAAAAACGCCATAAAAAGAAAAATTGAAAGTTTTAAAGATATTTTAGAGGCAAGACAATGGCTTGTAAAAAACGTAAAAGGCCTTGGCTACAAAGAGGCTAGTCATTTTTTAAGGAACCTGGGGCTTGGCGAAAACCTCGCTATTTTAGACAGGCACATATTAAAAAACCTGAAAGCGCTGAATGTTATAGACAGCACCCCTAAAAGCCTGACTGAACAACTATACCTTGACATCGAAAACAAGATGCTTGCGTTCTCAAAAAAATCTAAGATACCTATGAACCACCTCGACCTGCTTCTCTGGTATAAAGAAGCAGGCGAAATATTCAAATGA
- a CDS encoding AI-2E family transporter, translating to MLERKIFKVAFLILAACFVLWFIYFIRDMLMPFILSALFTYILSPYITKLQAMGLKRSISVCILYTLFLFVFVGSLILFLPKIINEVTVLNNNLPQQFEKFQVVMKGLQDNLEQKYPILKDKAVIETGIQKANEFLLSQVKEAPTIIMNLFSVFSLLVLIPILIFFMLLSGNVIMQRIFNAIPSEFTETSLGLIFEIDEILGQFIRSQILESIFVGILSIAGYFILGIDYALILGIVSGLSNFIPYVGPAIAILPVLIIGFMKFGTMSIIINILILFTIIRFLDDNVIKTILMKRTVNVGPILMIFSVMAGAELYGMVGMLLAVPVAAIIKTVVSVLMGKHPITRDIG from the coding sequence ATGCTAGAAAGAAAAATATTTAAAGTTGCATTTCTAATTTTAGCGGCATGTTTTGTGTTATGGTTTATATATTTCATAAGAGATATGTTAATGCCGTTTATACTTTCTGCTCTTTTTACATATATTCTTTCCCCGTATATAACAAAACTTCAGGCAATGGGGCTTAAACGCTCGATATCTGTTTGCATCCTGTATACGTTATTTCTTTTTGTATTCGTAGGCAGTTTAATTCTTTTCCTGCCCAAGATAATTAATGAAGTCACTGTTTTAAATAACAACCTTCCGCAGCAATTCGAAAAATTCCAGGTCGTTATGAAGGGCCTTCAAGATAACCTGGAACAAAAATATCCTATTCTGAAGGATAAAGCAGTAATAGAAACCGGTATTCAAAAAGCAAATGAATTTTTATTATCACAAGTAAAGGAAGCACCTACGATAATAATGAATCTTTTTTCCGTTTTTTCTTTATTGGTCTTGATACCGATATTGATATTTTTCATGTTATTGAGCGGCAACGTGATAATGCAAAGGATATTTAATGCGATACCGAGTGAATTTACGGAAACAAGCCTCGGTCTTATCTTTGAAATAGATGAAATACTTGGCCAATTTATCAGAAGTCAGATTTTAGAGTCGATTTTTGTTGGCATACTTAGTATAGCAGGATATTTTATATTGGGCATAGATTATGCATTGATATTGGGTATAGTATCGGGCCTTTCAAATTTTATTCCCTATGTTGGCCCTGCGATTGCTATTCTCCCGGTTTTAATAATCGGTTTTATGAAATTCGGAACGATGTCTATAATTATTAATATTTTGATATTGTTTACTATAATAAGATTTCTTGATGATAATGTAATAAAGACTATTTTAATGAAAAGAACCGTAAATGTCGGGCCTATTTTAATGATCTTTTCAGTTATGGCGGGCGCTGAACTTTATGGTATGGTCGGCATGTTGTTGGCTGTACCTGTGGCCGCGATAATAAAAACAGTGGTTTCTGTGCTTATGGGCAAGCATCCTATAACACGTGATATAGGATGA
- a CDS encoding cyclic nucleotide-binding domain-containing protein produces the protein MAMSLKKILRKIFIDEEYLKKRDFLKSVSLFSDLNKKALNEILEISFERSYLSDEVIFEEGDLGRALYIVKSGEVAVYQNREKIYTFHPGNFFGEIALSKEVPRTATVKAVTDCTLILIYKVKFDAILEIDPSIGIKMKEIIDTRFNKTNDAAKS, from the coding sequence ATGGCTATGAGCTTAAAGAAGATATTAAGAAAAATATTTATTGATGAGGAGTATTTAAAAAAGCGCGACTTCTTAAAATCAGTCTCTCTTTTCTCTGATCTGAACAAAAAAGCTTTGAATGAGATACTGGAAATATCTTTTGAAAGGAGTTATTTGTCCGATGAGGTAATATTTGAAGAAGGAGACCTGGGCAGAGCCCTGTATATTGTAAAATCAGGCGAAGTTGCTGTATATCAGAACAGGGAAAAGATATATACGTTCCACCCTGGTAATTTTTTCGGCGAGATTGCTCTTAGTAAAGAGGTCCCGAGGACAGCCACTGTAAAAGCAGTAACGGATTGTACGCTTATCCTTATTTATAAAGTCAAATTCGACGCAATCCTTGAGATAGACCCTTCTATCGGAATAAAAATGAAGGAAATAATTGACACACGTTTTAATAAGACAAACGACGCTGCAAAAAGTTGA
- a CDS encoding YbaB/EbfC family nucleoid-associated protein yields MDMFKMIKEAAAMKSKLSEMEKSLKEKIIDTEENGIKVKINAKSEILDIKLSQDAVNQGIEKLEKDILSALKKATKEAQAAMMEEAKSLTGGMKIPGLM; encoded by the coding sequence ATGGATATGTTTAAAATGATAAAAGAAGCAGCAGCAATGAAAAGCAAGTTAAGCGAAATGGAAAAGTCTCTTAAAGAAAAGATAATCGATACGGAAGAAAACGGAATTAAGGTTAAAATAAATGCAAAATCGGAAATACTGGATATAAAATTGTCGCAGGACGCAGTAAATCAGGGAATAGAAAAACTGGAGAAAGATATTTTAAGCGCATTAAAGAAAGCAACAAAAGAAGCACAAGCTGCAATGATGGAAGAAGCAAAAAGCCTGACCGGCGGCATGAAAATTCCAGGTTTGATGTAA
- a CDS encoding HEAT repeat domain-containing protein, with amino-acid sequence MKRILILAMCMTISTFVKAETASNANAAKEAVSDPYTESIAQLKNKNASIRRQATEKLSMLRDPRAIEPLRGVLKDSDQFVKIAAIEALGLMRAGNVTDDLINILSNDPQDAVRQSAAVALNYIGDPKSVPALHMALKDKFKGVQYAAVNAIGTLRDPSSVAVLMENLKSQDPGMKRSCLFALGRIEDPKSLPAVREVMNENDPNMRAEAIRICGNLRDKESESLFNKFLKDENIKVRLSAAGALTMINSKAGLNAALDAMNAQDPSIRIAGAAILGDIGGAKAKPALDKAMKDTDPNVKQAAEAALMKIKIREPKVEQPVKPVNKIKKKQ; translated from the coding sequence ATGAAGAGAATTTTGATTTTGGCAATGTGTATGACAATAAGTACTTTTGTAAAGGCAGAAACGGCTTCCAATGCAAATGCTGCGAAAGAAGCAGTTAGCGACCCTTATACCGAAAGCATCGCTCAATTAAAAAATAAAAATGCTTCCATCAGGAGACAGGCTACTGAAAAATTAAGCATGCTTAGGGATCCAAGGGCGATAGAGCCGTTAAGAGGTGTCCTCAAAGACAGCGATCAATTTGTAAAGATAGCTGCTATAGAAGCTCTCGGCCTGATGAGAGCAGGAAATGTAACAGACGATTTGATCAATATCCTGTCTAATGACCCTCAAGATGCTGTCAGGCAAAGCGCTGCTGTAGCCTTAAATTATATCGGTGATCCAAAGTCTGTGCCCGCACTTCATATGGCGCTCAAAGATAAATTTAAAGGTGTGCAATATGCAGCTGTAAATGCCATCGGTACTCTAAGGGACCCGTCATCCGTGGCCGTGCTTATGGAGAATTTAAAATCTCAGGACCCGGGCATGAAACGTTCGTGCCTTTTTGCATTAGGAAGGATAGAAGACCCGAAAAGCCTACCTGCCGTCAGGGAAGTCATGAATGAAAATGATCCTAATATGAGAGCTGAAGCAATAAGGATATGCGGAAACTTAAGAGATAAAGAAAGCGAGAGTCTGTTTAATAAATTCTTAAAAGATGAAAATATTAAAGTACGGTTGTCTGCTGCTGGTGCTTTAACTATGATAAATTCGAAAGCAGGTTTAAACGCTGCATTGGACGCAATGAATGCCCAGGACCCTTCTATAAGGATAGCCGGAGCAGCGATATTAGGTGACATCGGAGGAGCAAAAGCAAAACCTGCTCTTGATAAAGCCATGAAAGACACTGACCCTAACGTGAAACAAGCAGCTGAAGCAGCTTTAATGAAGATAAAAATTCGTGAACCTAAAGTTGAACAGCCGGTAAAACCTGTGAATAAAATTAAAAAGAAGCAATAA
- a CDS encoding GAF domain-containing protein, producing the protein MKKLIFKYIVSFFLIIFTASIICLVSAYLWIRSSFPTDFKPSFESRIGILSQALSGNVSSKKILNILEDISVIPGIVNAIIVDKNDTVILLHGQQKRQFLLDMISFKLPLKINNQILGYLKLWPKPESILKWLFLNKNQHFLIGLFLFWWVLSIFGIYLYLDKNIFSPLKELKYFVDQIEKDKFTMLKLKTNHSIWQEISRKLNNINDKFAENSDTLRMLFSASKILTSSMEINEIFNTVLNIIQKKFESVSCSVLMLEDDGFLRIKNQRGISPDIVHNIRLNPGEDFAGKSFNECQPIIINDIAKKNSAVTLMLNEKEGLESFVFIPLVIDSKCEGLLNANSYEKNYFTPDKMKTLSTLAEYLSIGLCNARLYERIQEYNRRLGIEVSSTTRELIQTNSRLIQKAKEMKALSDILTASASKSSFSEILTVVVKNIKELLSVQACGFFLYSNDTEEMIPYPPFFGIQSQDFSSLRLKINDITVFKSIITENKSHIFNTMAKDALPFLSNIFDIQSLVLVPLSSGEKILGVIAVANKIEGAFGREDLRILELISDRISSIIENLKLYQELEHRVHDLTTLQEISSAISSEPELEKTLRTIVYTATKAFNADLCDLSLYKEDTRELISQPGGYFTVGQDAIETKVKVDDPNSFLAEVFREGSSFMSPDASIDPQIKNQVLRLLDIRSLILVLLKAENRVIGILRIGKHQANSYKKDHLILAELIAHQAAIIIENARLYDSLRDTKNELERLDRVKNEFISVISHEIKTPISAIKGFVKVVLNGNTGKLNSQQEKFLKIADQSIDRLITLVSELMDISQIESGKIKLNIRPVDAVELIHTVIENIPPAMFGKKIDISLELPENMPFVLADAKRLYQIFDNLMVNSIKFTPSGGKIVIHATDQGDHVLFGVKDTGIGIPEKDRKKVFDKFYRVESTVNKTVSGAGLGLAIVKSIIEIHGGNIWVDSEPKRGANFQFIIPVAKNTANKYNLGGK; encoded by the coding sequence ATGAAAAAGCTTATATTTAAGTATATCGTATCTTTTTTCCTTATAATTTTTACTGCAAGTATAATTTGCCTTGTATCCGCGTATTTGTGGATAAGGTCGTCTTTCCCCACCGATTTTAAGCCCTCTTTTGAATCCAGGATTGGCATATTGTCCCAAGCCCTGTCGGGTAACGTAAGTTCTAAAAAAATATTAAATATACTTGAGGATATTTCGGTAATTCCGGGTATTGTCAATGCCATAATTGTAGATAAAAATGATACGGTAATATTACTTCATGGACAGCAGAAGAGGCAATTTCTTCTTGATATGATCAGTTTTAAACTGCCTTTAAAAATAAACAATCAGATATTGGGATATCTAAAGCTCTGGCCTAAACCTGAATCGATACTGAAGTGGTTGTTTTTAAATAAAAATCAGCATTTTTTAATTGGCTTATTCCTGTTCTGGTGGGTTTTGTCGATTTTCGGTATTTATTTATATCTTGACAAAAATATTTTTAGCCCGCTTAAAGAATTAAAGTATTTTGTTGATCAGATTGAGAAAGATAAATTTACAATGCTTAAATTAAAAACTAATCACAGTATATGGCAGGAGATATCGAGAAAACTAAATAACATAAATGATAAATTTGCTGAAAATTCGGACACTTTGCGGATGCTTTTTTCTGCGTCAAAAATATTAACCTCCAGTATGGAAATAAACGAGATCTTTAATACTGTTCTGAATATAATACAGAAAAAATTTGAAAGTGTCTCATGTTCCGTGTTAATGCTGGAAGACGATGGTTTTTTAAGAATCAAAAATCAGCGCGGGATATCTCCTGACATAGTCCATAATATACGTCTGAACCCTGGGGAAGATTTTGCTGGAAAATCTTTTAATGAATGCCAGCCGATCATAATAAACGATATAGCCAAGAAAAATTCTGCAGTAACTCTAATGCTGAATGAAAAAGAAGGGCTGGAATCTTTTGTCTTTATCCCGTTAGTTATCGATTCGAAGTGTGAGGGGCTTCTAAATGCAAATAGCTACGAAAAGAATTATTTTACGCCCGATAAGATGAAGACGCTGTCTACGTTGGCTGAATACCTGTCTATAGGCCTGTGCAATGCCAGGTTATATGAAAGGATACAGGAATATAACCGCAGGCTGGGCATAGAAGTATCTTCAACTACCAGAGAATTAATACAGACGAACTCCCGGCTTATTCAAAAAGCAAAAGAAATGAAAGCTCTTTCGGATATTTTAACCGCATCTGCTTCAAAATCCAGTTTCTCTGAGATATTAACCGTAGTTGTAAAAAATATAAAAGAACTGCTTTCTGTACAGGCTTGCGGTTTTTTTCTTTACTCAAATGATACTGAAGAAATGATACCATACCCTCCGTTTTTCGGCATACAGAGCCAGGATTTTTCAAGTTTACGTTTAAAAATAAATGATATCACTGTGTTTAAATCGATTATTACTGAAAATAAAAGCCATATCTTCAATACAATGGCCAAAGATGCCCTTCCATTTTTATCCAATATATTTGATATACAGTCTTTGGTCCTGGTCCCGTTGTCATCGGGGGAAAAGATCCTGGGAGTGATCGCTGTAGCAAATAAAATAGAGGGGGCTTTCGGCAGAGAGGACTTGCGTATCTTGGAACTGATCTCTGACAGGATTTCAAGTATCATTGAAAACTTAAAGCTATACCAGGAATTAGAACACAGGGTGCATGATTTAACAACTTTACAAGAGATATCATCTGCAATATCGAGCGAACCTGAACTGGAAAAAACATTAAGGACAATAGTCTATACTGCCACAAAAGCATTTAATGCGGACCTCTGTGACCTATCCTTGTATAAAGAAGATACAAGAGAACTTATCAGCCAGCCCGGAGGTTATTTTACGGTAGGACAGGATGCGATAGAAACAAAAGTGAAGGTAGATGATCCTAATTCTTTTTTAGCCGAGGTTTTCCGTGAAGGGTCATCGTTCATGAGCCCCGATGCTTCGATCGACCCTCAAATAAAAAATCAGGTTCTCAGGCTGCTTGATATCCGTTCTCTTATTCTAGTGCTTTTAAAAGCGGAAAACAGGGTCATTGGTATTTTAAGGATAGGTAAACACCAGGCAAATTCGTACAAAAAGGACCATTTAATCTTAGCAGAATTAATTGCCCATCAAGCGGCCATAATCATTGAGAATGCACGGTTATATGATTCTTTACGCGATACAAAGAATGAGCTTGAAAGGCTTGACCGGGTAAAAAATGAATTTATCTCTGTAATTTCTCATGAGATCAAAACGCCTATCAGTGCTATTAAAGGTTTTGTTAAAGTTGTATTAAACGGCAATACAGGAAAACTTAATTCACAACAGGAAAAATTTCTCAAAATCGCAGACCAGTCTATAGACCGTCTTATAACGCTGGTCTCTGAATTAATGGATATTTCACAAATTGAATCAGGAAAGATTAAGTTGAATATTCGCCCGGTAGATGCTGTGGAACTTATACATACTGTTATAGAGAATATACCGCCTGCAATGTTCGGAAAGAAAATTGATATCAGCCTTGAATTGCCGGAAAACATGCCGTTTGTCCTTGCCGATGCCAAGCGATTATATCAGATTTTTGACAATTTGATGGTAAATAGTATAAAATTTACTCCCAGCGGAGGAAAGATCGTTATCCATGCTACGGATCAGGGCGACCATGTACTGTTCGGAGTAAAAGATACAGGTATTGGCATACCTGAAAAAGACCGTAAAAAAGTGTTCGATAAATTCTATAGAGTTGAATCAACTGTTAACAAAACTGTTTCCGGTGCAGGGTTAGGCCTTGCTATAGTAAAATCCATAATTGAAATACATGGCGGGAACATTTGGGTAGATTCTGAACCTAAGCGCGGTGCAAATTTTCAATTTATCATCCCTGTGGCTAAGAATACGGCAAATAAATATAATTTAGGAGGGAAATGA
- the dnaA gene encoding chromosomal replication initiator protein DnaA, with amino-acid sequence MNFRKWELIYFPDNEDKTRWQLRLNIDEFDINSLISNFSYKISNPVSLKFDREFNFLIYFYGLRKNDFKNLTETLRKLCQNGQIIEATSWEDDNNKMKIEKEVDPAVENEKNSQPAHTFAFEAMSLNPSYTFEQFVIGPNNRFTAAAAQAVADNPSRIYNPFFVYGGVGLGKTHLMHAVGHYVKKKNPAARIIYSTTEQFMSDVINALKNNNLNVMREHYRKIDILLMDDIQFLEESESTQEEFFHTFNILHQNGKQIIITSDRPPKQFTSLEDRLRSRFEWGLIADIKSPNLETRVAILKKKGEIEKLELDDNILLYIASKLKSNIRELEGFLKRVNAYASLTHQEVNMDLVKSLMVELLPEEETSKQLETSLQPSKVYVLKSPQIQHQAQNQVQTSPMPSPIPVSNGTDSQIAEKPVLPLSDQDVVLISKSAALPPKAIASKTAKEQEEQDTDLKPVEVAFFYPEGKEKELSKGKERFRDIIKKHKLKFKLEGILERSYLFSEKIDYNFFVSPCKEKDIKIAIIIGPPPETNIEPEDFLNMIASVMDENQISLQLIPWIDINKDYRYLNLSLDITLLKQHS; translated from the coding sequence ATGAACTTTAGAAAATGGGAATTGATTTATTTTCCAGATAATGAAGATAAAACCAGGTGGCAGCTGCGGCTGAATATCGATGAGTTTGATATCAATTCGTTAATCAGTAATTTCTCGTATAAAATAAGCAACCCTGTTTCTTTAAAATTTGATAGAGAATTTAATTTTCTGATTTATTTTTATGGGTTGAGAAAAAATGATTTTAAGAATTTAACTGAAACTTTAAGGAAGTTATGTCAGAATGGACAGATCATCGAGGCAACAAGCTGGGAAGATGATAATAACAAGATGAAAATTGAAAAGGAAGTAGATCCTGCTGTTGAAAACGAAAAAAATAGCCAACCGGCTCACACATTCGCTTTCGAGGCCATGAGTTTAAACCCATCCTATACTTTCGAACAATTCGTGATAGGCCCTAACAACCGTTTTACAGCGGCAGCAGCCCAGGCTGTAGCAGATAACCCGAGCAGGATTTATAACCCGTTTTTTGTTTACGGCGGAGTAGGCCTCGGAAAAACACACCTGATGCATGCAGTAGGCCATTATGTAAAAAAGAAAAACCCGGCGGCACGCATTATATATTCCACCACGGAACAGTTCATGAGCGATGTTATAAACGCTTTAAAGAATAATAATTTAAATGTGATGAGAGAGCATTACCGAAAAATTGACATATTGCTGATGGATGATATACAGTTTCTCGAAGAATCGGAATCCACCCAGGAAGAATTTTTCCACACTTTTAATATTTTGCATCAAAACGGGAAACAAATCATTATAACATCGGACAGGCCGCCGAAACAGTTCACTTCTTTGGAGGACAGGCTCAGGAGCCGTTTTGAATGGGGGTTGATCGCAGATATAAAATCTCCCAACCTTGAGACCAGGGTAGCGATTTTAAAAAAGAAAGGTGAGATCGAAAAGCTTGAGCTTGATGACAATATATTGCTTTATATAGCTTCAAAATTAAAATCAAACATCAGAGAATTAGAAGGCTTTTTAAAAAGGGTGAATGCCTATGCGTCATTAACGCACCAGGAAGTGAATATGGATCTGGTTAAATCTCTTATGGTGGAGCTTTTACCGGAAGAAGAAACTTCAAAGCAATTAGAAACCAGCCTGCAGCCTTCCAAGGTTTATGTACTGAAGTCTCCTCAGATACAGCATCAAGCACAAAATCAAGTGCAAACATCACCTATGCCGTCACCTATTCCGGTATCAAACGGGACTGATAGCCAGATAGCGGAAAAACCGGTTTTACCTTTATCGGATCAAGATGTTGTTTTAATATCGAAATCAGCGGCTCTTCCTCCCAAGGCTATCGCTTCAAAGACAGCTAAAGAACAAGAAGAGCAGGATACTGACTTAAAACCGGTCGAGGTGGCATTTTTCTATCCGGAAGGGAAAGAAAAAGAGTTGTCAAAAGGCAAGGAAAGATTCCGGGATATAATAAAAAAGCATAAATTAAAATTTAAATTGGAAGGCATACTAGAACGGTCATATTTATTTTCTGAAAAAATAGATTATAATTTTTTTGTCAGCCCGTGTAAAGAAAAAGATATAAAAATAGCTATAATAATCGGCCCTCCACCTGAAACAAATATTGAGCCTGAAGATTTTTTGAATATGATTGCTTCGGTTATGGATGAGAACCAGATATCTTTGCAATTGATTCCCTGGATAGATATTAATAAAGATTACAGGTATCTGAACCTATCTTTAGATATCACTTTATTAAAACAGCATTCATAA
- a CDS encoding glycosyltransferase family 4 protein → MKIGIDARMIDNSGIGTYIKLLLKHIKDFDKNEYLLFGDPAKLNHFGIKTIEAKFPIYSITEQLKLPGMIENSKVDIFHEPHYNIPYFYSGKMVVSIHDLIHILFPQFLSSRAAYYYAKFFLASACEKSQRIMTISENTKNDIIKHFRVEPSKIKVIYIGINPVFKPSLELAKEVREKIGKYILYVGALRPHKNVHTLVEAFNRLKKKNEISHKLVLVGNGKKDYIVKIQKMIAAYSIENSVLMPEVLNQEELRKYYCGADVFVFPSLYEGFGLPPLEAMASGCPVITSNSSSMPEVVGDAGIMTDAQDIDRLSNAIYKVISDEGLRKKMIEKGIARSKIFSYEKTVRETVNIYNDVLGK, encoded by the coding sequence ATGAAAATCGGCATAGATGCAAGGATGATAGACAATTCCGGGATAGGGACTTATATAAAGCTATTGTTGAAACATATAAAGGATTTTGATAAGAACGAATATTTACTATTTGGCGACCCTGCAAAGTTAAATCATTTCGGGATAAAAACCATAGAAGCTAAATTTCCAATTTATAGCATTACAGAGCAATTAAAACTCCCGGGAATGATAGAAAACTCAAAGGTAGATATATTCCATGAACCCCATTATAACATACCTTATTTTTACAGCGGAAAGATGGTGGTATCTATCCATGATTTGATACATATCCTTTTTCCTCAATTTTTATCCTCCAGAGCTGCTTATTATTATGCAAAATTCTTTTTGGCTTCGGCATGCGAAAAGTCACAAAGGATAATGACGATATCTGAAAATACTAAAAATGATATTATAAAGCATTTCCGGGTAGAACCTTCAAAGATAAAAGTGATTTATATTGGAATAAACCCTGTTTTTAAGCCGTCTTTAGAATTGGCAAAAGAGGTTCGGGAAAAAATAGGAAAATATATCCTCTACGTGGGTGCGCTCAGGCCTCATAAGAATGTACATACTCTGGTAGAAGCATTTAATAGGCTAAAAAAGAAAAATGAAATATCTCATAAATTAGTATTAGTAGGGAACGGAAAAAAAGATTATATCGTAAAGATACAAAAAATGATAGCTGCTTATTCTATAGAAAACTCTGTCTTAATGCCGGAAGTCCTAAACCAGGAAGAATTACGGAAATATTACTGCGGCGCGGATGTCTTTGTATTCCCTTCGCTTTACGAAGGTTTTGGGCTGCCGCCACTTGAAGCCATGGCGTCCGGATGCCCTGTCATAACGTCAAACTCATCCTCTATGCCGGAAGTCGTAGGTGATGCAGGGATAATGACCGACGCGCAAGATATAGATAGGCTCTCAAATGCAATTTATAAGGTAATTTCCGATGAAGGTTTAAGGAAAAAAATGATAGAAAAAGGGATTGCCCGTTCAAAAATATTCTCATATGAGAAAACCGTACGAGAAACTGTTAATATTTATAATGACGTACTCGGAAAATAA